One genomic window of Quercus lobata isolate SW786 chromosome 9, ValleyOak3.0 Primary Assembly, whole genome shotgun sequence includes the following:
- the LOC115961726 gene encoding extensin-like, with protein MGTIVHSELWPHGQMVYAIAFFLIATSVVANRPYIHDSPPPAHYQAPYPPDHLPPTDLEEGYYPLATGNNKSPPPGVNKTPPPPSLSTSPPNVGNSPPPSPSPPPPPNGTPSSSPPPPPNVTPSSSPLPSPPLSPPPPPSSIYKFPHPFLPPYFFKLPPPCSP; from the coding sequence ATGGGTACAATTGTGCACTCAGAACTTTGGCCCCATGGCCAAATGGTTTATGCTATAGCGTTTTTTCTCATAGCCACTAGTGTGGTTGCTAATAGGCCTTACATCCATGATTCTCCACCACCAGCCCACTACCAAGCACCCTACCCTCCAGACCATTTGCCACCAACAGACCTTGAAGAAGGATACTATCCTTTAGCTACAGGCAATAACAAGTCACCTCCTCCTGGTGTTAATAAAACACCACCACCGCCATCTTTATCAACTTCCCCTCCCAATGTTGGCAATTCACCACCACCCTCACCatcccctcctcctcctcctaaTGGTACACCATCATCttcccctcctcctcctcctaaTGTTACACCATCATCTTCCCCTTTACCATCACCACCACTCTCGCCACCCCCTCCACCTTCTTCCATTTACAAATTTCCACATCCATTTTTACCTccctattttttcaaattacCACCACCATGTTCTCCATAA